In the genome of Planctomycetia bacterium, one region contains:
- a CDS encoding radical SAM protein has translation MRRTFRPDYVSFAGTYQCNLSCPHCCVPIEWTDQLPIPTAIRFLEDAHEYGIKRLGFTGGEPFVYPEFVISVSRRAAQLGFRFDKIMSNGVWFQDEPHLQKVLTDLRAAGFTGKLGMTVDKFHGIEIDKLALFCLTARRVFNKDNILSLSYASRAPDQGLELIERLAKALGGVLEYSQMLHRYMVVSDELTMTLNWNHLAPVERAEKFAGGWDGTWFKEDYCEGPGQALIVTPKGEVKPCCGFASDLDQLTIGNIHTDSVADIILQARKHPYVGKVFRDGLTSVVEDILERDPSALPGQSSNQCYVCWYVLTRGLVENMPGGGGQVGKWMGQRPNYSGELIQLSLKRSAPSFKK, from the coding sequence ATGCGTCGAACGTTCCGTCCTGATTATGTCTCATTTGCCGGTACATACCAGTGCAACTTGTCGTGTCCGCATTGTTGCGTGCCCATTGAATGGACGGACCAGCTGCCCATACCGACTGCCATCCGTTTCCTTGAAGATGCCCATGAGTATGGCATCAAGCGTCTGGGTTTTACCGGAGGCGAGCCGTTTGTCTATCCCGAGTTCGTCATTTCGGTCAGCCGACGAGCTGCACAACTTGGTTTCCGGTTTGACAAGATCATGTCCAATGGAGTCTGGTTTCAAGACGAACCACACCTGCAAAAAGTTCTGACTGATCTGCGTGCTGCAGGGTTCACCGGCAAGCTGGGCATGACCGTCGACAAGTTTCATGGCATTGAAATCGACAAGTTGGCACTCTTCTGCCTGACTGCACGGAGAGTATTCAATAAGGACAACATCCTTTCTCTCTCGTATGCGAGCCGTGCTCCAGATCAAGGACTGGAATTGATCGAACGATTAGCGAAGGCGCTCGGCGGTGTGCTGGAATATTCTCAAATGCTGCATCGCTACATGGTGGTAAGTGATGAACTGACGATGACCTTGAACTGGAACCACCTGGCGCCTGTCGAGCGTGCAGAGAAGTTTGCTGGCGGCTGGGATGGCACATGGTTCAAGGAAGATTACTGCGAAGGGCCAGGGCAGGCATTGATTGTTACACCTAAAGGCGAAGTGAAGCCGTGCTGTGGCTTCGCTTCTGATCTGGATCAACTGACCATCGGCAACATTCATACTGATTCGGTGGCGGATATCATCCTGCAGGCACGCAAGCACCCTTATGTTGGCAAAGTCTTCCGCGATGGATTAACTTCGGTGGTGGAAGATATTCTGGAGCGCGATCCATCGGCCCTGCCCGGGCAATCCTCCAATCAATGTTATGTCTGCTGGTATGTCCTCACCCGTGGATTGGTGGAGAACATGCCCGGCGGTGGTGGGCAGGTGGGGAAATGGATGGGGCAACGGCCTAACTATTCGGGAGAGTTGATACAGCTTTCGCTGAAACGATCTGCTCCTTCATTCAAAAAGTAA